TGGGGCTGTTCTTTTCCAGAATTAGCCAACCAATTGTAACCTTTATAAGCTCCACCATATGGATTTTCTACTTTTTTATCGGCAATTTCATTTAAACCATAATCTTCTAAAAATGAAGTGAAACCTTCGTCCATCCAGCCGTGTTTGGATTCGTTAGAAGCCAATACATGTTGGAACCAAGAATGCGCCATTTCATGAGCTGTAACCCCTAACAAACCATCCCAATCACCTTGCCCTAAAATCAACGTACACATGGCATATTCCATTCCGCCATCGCCGCCTTGAATAACAGAATATTGTTGGTAGGGATAATTTCCAACGGTTTTGTTGTACACCTCCATCAACTGCACTGTTTTTGGCTGAAGGTTTTTCCAGTTTTGAATGTACTTCGGATTGTTTTTGTACAAAAAGTGAATGTCTACATTATTGGGCCCTTTCGCCACGTCGTGAATGTACTCTTTGTCGGCTGCCCAAGTAAAATCGTGTACCATCGGCGCCACAAAATGCCAAGTAAGCGTTTTGTTTTTCTTCGGATGAACTACCGTAATACCTGCGTCTTGGTAACCGTGACCAATTTCGTTTTTGTTTTGTAAATAGCCTGAACCTCCCAAAATATAGTTGGAATCAATGTTTATTTTCACATCAAAATTTCCCCAAACACCATGAAATTCTCTGGCGATATAAGGATCAGCGTGCCAACCTTCAAAATCGAATTCGGCTAATTTTGGATACCATTGCGCCATGGATAATTCCACTCCTTCGGCGTTATTTCTTCCAGAACGGCGAATTTGAATCGGAACTTGACCGTCAAAATCCAAGCTAAAAGTAGTTTTGGAATTTGGCAAAATGGGCTTAGCCAAAGTCACTTCTAATACTGTTCCTACTTCTTTTGCCAGAGCAGTTTGCCCGTCCTGTTTGAAATTAGAAATATGTAAATATCCAATTTCATTCGGTTTTAGGTTTTTGATGCGGCTCTCTTTCACTTCGGTTTCGCCTACTTTGACTTTGTGCACCATTCTTCCGTCAGGATCTTTAATACTCTGGATACGCGCATCCATTTCGCTGCCCGGTTGAAAGGCATTATTGTACAAATGGTAATACACTTTTCGCAAGGTGTCTGGCGAATTATTAGTATACACCAATTCTTGTTTTCCTTTGTATTGATAGGTTTTGACATCCATTTTCACGTCCATTTTATAATCGACATGTTGTTGCCAATAGGAAGTGTTTTGTGCGATTCCAGTTACTCCAAAAGAAAAAGCAGCGATTAAAAAGAGATTCTTCATGGTATAAAATAAAAAAGGAAGGGCTTATACCCTTCCGTGTTAGTTTTGTTTTCGAATTATTTTTTTGACATTTTTTCAGCCATTTGTAAAGCGTTATAGGCATTTACAATTTTCCCTGATTTAGAAAGTGCTGAAAACGGACGTATATCTGCTGGTTTTCCACCCACAATAACATCGCTCTCAATAGCAACTCCTGAATCCATTAAAATGTGTTTCACTTGTTTAGCGGTTAATTTTGGATAATAAGAACGGATCAAAGCAGCTACTCCAGCTACGTTTGGTGCGGCCATTGAGGTTCCTTGTAAAAAGCTGTAGGTGTTTTTCGGGGTTGTAGCATAGATTTTTACTCCAGGTGCAAAAACATCTACGTTGATTTTTCCAATATTCGAAAAGCGCGCTACTAATTTGTTTCCATTTTCAAAGTTCAAAGCACCGACAGTGATCATATTGTCAGCAAATTCGGTTATTTTATCGTCTGAATCATTTGGAAAGTTATCATTATAATCAATGTCTTTGGCGTCATTTCCAGCAGCGTGAACAATTAATACGTCTTTCTTTTCGGCATATTTAATCGCATCATACACCCATTGTTTTTGAGGTGAAAATGGTTTTCCAAAACTACCGTTGATTACTTTAGCTCCATTGTCTACAGCATATCGAATTCCCAACGCGATGTCTTTGTCATACTCGTCACCATCTGGAACAGCACGAACCGTTAAAATTTGAACATTAGAAGCAATTCCGTCTCCACCCATATTGTTATTGCGAACTTGAGCCACAATTCCCGCAACGTGTGTTCCGTGTCTTGCTTCTTCTTTGTCAGGTCCAAAAACAATATTATTTCCATATTTAATGTCGGTTATGTCATTTGGATTATCACCTACTACTTTACGGTAATCCGTTTTGAGATTGTCACCATTTAGCAAGGCATTAAAATCATCCAATTGTTTTTGCACCGCTTCTTTCAATTCCGAAACAGGCATTCCATAAGACAGCATTTTTTGCATGTCAGCTTTGCTTTTTTGTAGTGCTGGATCAGTAGAAGTAATTGCGTTTACTTCTTCAACACTATAGCTTGACTTTCCTAATTGTTTACTTATAGCGGCATCACCTTCGGCAATTGTTGCCAACATTTGTTCTAAACGTGATTTTCCTTGAGCAGCTTCTGCTACTTTTTTATCGTTCATCGCTTTAGCGGCCAAATAGGTTTTTTCGTCCACCAACGATTTGTCTTTGATAATACGTTCGTATTCTACATTTTCCTTAGTGATGTTTCCCAAGAAATTCCATCCATGAATATCATCGATATAGCCGTTTTTGTCATCGTCAATTCCGTTTCCGGCAATCTCTTTTTTATTAGTCCAGACTACTGATTTTAAGTCGTCGTGTTCAATATCTACCCCCGAATCAACAATCCCAACAATAACGGTAACTCCCTTTTTACCTTTCAATAATTCGGCATAGGCTTTATCTACGCTCATTCCAGGAATCGTGTCTTTGGCTAAATCCAAATGACTCCATCGGTTCAATTCAGTTGCTGTAAGTTTTGCTTTTTTAGTAAGTGTTTGAGCTGTAGTCGAAAATGACAAACCAGCCATCACAACAAGTGATAATAGAGAAATATTTATTTTTTTCATCGAATTGGTTTTTAATGATTATTCAAAAATACTTTTATTTTGGGCAATTAATCGTAACGATTAACTTTATTTTAATATTTCGTCAGCAGAAAACGTATCTTTTAAACGAACGCCTCTTTCTGTTTTTTCCACCCTAATAATTTCGTTGTGCGCGTCATGTTGTAAGAACAAATAGTAATTGTTTTCGGCTGCCGCATTCATAAACTTTGTTTTTTCAGGCATCGTTAATAAAGGTCGGGTGTCATAGCCCATAACATAAGGAATTGGAATGTGTCCGGCTGTCGCCAATAAATCAGCACAAAAAACAATGGTTTTGTCTTGGTATTGGATGTGTGGAATCATTTGTTTTTCGGTATGACCATCCACAAATAGAATTCCAAAACCCAATTCCGATTTTACTAAATAGTCGTCTTCTGGTCTTTGTACAAATCGAAGTTGGCCACTCTCTTGCATCGGGATAATGTTTTCCTTTAAGAAAGATGCTTTTTCTCTCACATTGGGTTCTGTTGCCCATTGCCAATGCTTTTCATTACTCCAGAAAACAGCGTTTTTAAATGCAGGTTCGTAGCCAGTTCGGTCCTTGTTCCACTGAATACTTCCGCCGCAATGATCAAAATGCAAGTGGGTCATAAAAACATCGGTAATATCATCTCGGTGAAAACCGTATTTTGCCAAGGACTTGTCTAACGAATGTGTCCCCCAAAGCGAATAATAACCAAAAAATTTATCGGATTGTTTATTACCCATTCCGGTATCAATCAAAATTAATCGATTCCCATCTTCAATTAATAAACAACGCGCGGCAATATCAATCAAATTGTTGTCATCTGCGGGATTGGTTTTGTTCCAAATGGATTTGGGCACCACGCCAAACATAGCGCCGCCATCGAGTTTAAAATTGCCAGTTTCTATAGGGTATAATTTCATCGATTTTTGAATTAAAA
This sequence is a window from Flavobacterium ammoniigenes. Protein-coding genes within it:
- a CDS encoding M1 family metallopeptidase translates to MKNLFLIAAFSFGVTGIAQNTSYWQQHVDYKMDVKMDVKTYQYKGKQELVYTNNSPDTLRKVYYHLYNNAFQPGSEMDARIQSIKDPDGRMVHKVKVGETEVKESRIKNLKPNEIGYLHISNFKQDGQTALAKEVGTVLEVTLAKPILPNSKTTFSLDFDGQVPIQIRRSGRNNAEGVELSMAQWYPKLAEFDFEGWHADPYIAREFHGVWGNFDVKINIDSNYILGGSGYLQNKNEIGHGYQDAGITVVHPKKNKTLTWHFVAPMVHDFTWAADKEYIHDVAKGPNNVDIHFLYKNNPKYIQNWKNLQPKTVQLMEVYNKTVGNYPYQQYSVIQGGDGGMEYAMCTLILGQGDWDGLLGVTAHEMAHSWFQHVLASNESKHGWMDEGFTSFLEDYGLNEIADKKVENPYGGAYKGYNWLANSGKEQPQGTHADRFDENRVYSITSYSKGELFLSQLIYVIGKENLLKTLKKYYADFKFKHPTPNDIKRSAERVTGANLDWYLLDWTETTNTIDYGIKEVKDNAAATTVTLERIGRMPMPMDVLIEYTDGTTESFYIPLRMMSFEKENPTPAIKRTVLNDWAWAYPTFEFSVSKPKASIKKITLDPSGLMADVKLDNNSYIAK
- a CDS encoding S8 family peptidase, with protein sequence MKKINISLLSLVVMAGLSFSTTAQTLTKKAKLTATELNRWSHLDLAKDTIPGMSVDKAYAELLKGKKGVTVIVGIVDSGVDIEHDDLKSVVWTNKKEIAGNGIDDDKNGYIDDIHGWNFLGNITKENVEYERIIKDKSLVDEKTYLAAKAMNDKKVAEAAQGKSRLEQMLATIAEGDAAISKQLGKSSYSVEEVNAITSTDPALQKSKADMQKMLSYGMPVSELKEAVQKQLDDFNALLNGDNLKTDYRKVVGDNPNDITDIKYGNNIVFGPDKEEARHGTHVAGIVAQVRNNNMGGDGIASNVQILTVRAVPDGDEYDKDIALGIRYAVDNGAKVINGSFGKPFSPQKQWVYDAIKYAEKKDVLIVHAAGNDAKDIDYNDNFPNDSDDKITEFADNMITVGALNFENGNKLVARFSNIGKINVDVFAPGVKIYATTPKNTYSFLQGTSMAAPNVAGVAALIRSYYPKLTAKQVKHILMDSGVAIESDVIVGGKPADIRPFSALSKSGKIVNAYNALQMAEKMSKK
- a CDS encoding MBL fold metallo-hydrolase, which translates into the protein MKLYPIETGNFKLDGGAMFGVVPKSIWNKTNPADDNNLIDIAARCLLIEDGNRLILIDTGMGNKQSDKFFGYYSLWGTHSLDKSLAKYGFHRDDITDVFMTHLHFDHCGGSIQWNKDRTGYEPAFKNAVFWSNEKHWQWATEPNVREKASFLKENIIPMQESGQLRFVQRPEDDYLVKSELGFGILFVDGHTEKQMIPHIQYQDKTIVFCADLLATAGHIPIPYVMGYDTRPLLTMPEKTKFMNAAAENNYYLFLQHDAHNEIIRVEKTERGVRLKDTFSADEILK